In Blastocatellia bacterium, a genomic segment contains:
- a CDS encoding Dabb family protein produces MIRHIVLFKFKDEVPPEERRAFIARLKQLPQQIAEIKEFEVGEDITRAARSYDLALVATYEDEEALRRYAEHPDHLPVVELARQLCQHIVSVDYACNPPPQSASSLPTA; encoded by the coding sequence ATGATTCGACACATCGTGCTCTTCAAATTCAAAGACGAGGTTCCGCCCGAGGAGCGGAGAGCCTTCATCGCGCGGCTTAAGCAGCTTCCCCAGCAGATCGCGGAGATCAAGGAGTTCGAGGTCGGTGAGGACATCACGCGAGCAGCACGGTCGTATGACCTGGCGCTGGTTGCCACCTATGAGGATGAAGAGGCTCTGCGACGTTATGCCGAACATCCCGACCATCTGCCCGTTGTGGAACTGGCGCGGCAGCTCTGTCAACACATCGTGTCAGTGGATTATGCTTGCAATCCTCCTCCCCAAAGCGCGTCCTCGTTGCCAACAGCATAA